In Desulfosediminicola ganghwensis, a single window of DNA contains:
- a CDS encoding acyl-CoA dehydrogenase family protein codes for MSFPNRDNPYNFDAFIGWRNNVDYYADDPFLQKLVRHFAGDDWPNVDTAARILSRQASFRWRDLADRAARPENSPYLLQYDGHNHRIDRIVRPLETVLMEEEVFAEALFSRKTSPWERLVKMFLIYQNGEACIACPLTCTEGLVAILEAFADTDETKQILAHCREGIDGDFAIGAQYLSEIQGGSDVPANLLEAVQEGTTWRLYGTKFFCSATHADYALVTAKPRGSQSIATFVVPAWLPGNKAREIRNGHTIDRLKWKMGTTELTTGEMTFRGAVAYPIGPLDRGMAHVVGIVLTYSRLTVGLSAAASMTRAAREALRYAEFRSAFGRPIHQFPMVAGQLADLEHSAKRSTAGAFKLYSQFLQLDGKNKLSINPEERPPVQQQRFNARELVMLQKITASRDAVDQLRLAMSIFGGHGVMEDFSSLPRLYRDGVVNELWEGPRNVLLDQIHRDLHRAKPWYEPAEFVHNLLAGADTALVTDLAAEVEKIATLPSLTEENPAMRTACREWDNLCHRLFHAYQDLALAEVNQVEF; via the coding sequence GGCTGGCGAAATAACGTCGACTACTACGCGGATGACCCGTTTTTGCAAAAACTGGTGCGACACTTTGCAGGTGACGACTGGCCAAACGTTGATACGGCAGCCCGAATACTCTCACGCCAGGCCTCCTTTCGCTGGCGCGATCTTGCCGATCGTGCGGCAAGGCCGGAAAACAGCCCTTATCTGCTGCAGTATGACGGTCACAATCATCGTATCGACCGGATTGTCCGGCCGCTGGAAACGGTTCTCATGGAAGAGGAGGTTTTCGCTGAGGCTTTGTTTTCCCGGAAGACCTCGCCTTGGGAGCGGTTGGTCAAGATGTTTCTGATCTATCAGAACGGCGAGGCCTGTATTGCTTGTCCGCTTACCTGCACGGAAGGGCTGGTGGCAATTCTGGAGGCATTTGCCGACACGGACGAGACAAAGCAGATCCTTGCCCACTGTCGGGAAGGGATAGACGGCGATTTCGCTATCGGGGCCCAGTATCTTTCCGAGATACAGGGCGGATCTGATGTCCCCGCCAACCTGCTGGAGGCCGTTCAGGAAGGAACCACCTGGAGGCTGTACGGCACCAAGTTCTTTTGTTCCGCAACCCATGCCGACTATGCCCTGGTAACCGCCAAGCCCCGCGGTTCCCAGAGCATCGCCACGTTCGTCGTACCTGCCTGGCTGCCGGGCAACAAAGCACGGGAGATTCGCAACGGGCATACCATCGATCGCCTTAAATGGAAGATGGGTACCACTGAATTGACCACCGGAGAAATGACCTTCAGGGGTGCAGTTGCTTATCCGATAGGCCCACTCGATCGCGGAATGGCCCATGTTGTCGGCATTGTCCTGACCTATTCCCGTCTGACAGTAGGTCTGTCCGCAGCCGCAAGCATGACGAGGGCAGCCAGGGAAGCTCTGAGATATGCTGAATTCCGAAGCGCCTTCGGCCGCCCCATACACCAGTTTCCAATGGTGGCCGGCCAACTTGCCGATCTGGAGCACAGTGCCAAAAGATCGACTGCCGGAGCGTTCAAGCTCTATAGTCAATTCCTGCAGCTCGACGGCAAAAACAAGCTGAGTATTAATCCGGAGGAACGCCCCCCGGTTCAGCAACAGCGGTTCAATGCCCGCGAACTGGTAATGCTACAGAAAATAACGGCCTCCAGGGATGCAGTGGATCAGCTGCGGTTGGCCATGTCGATCTTCGGAGGGCATGGCGTAATGGAAGACTTCTCCTCTCTGCCCAGGTTATATCGGGATGGGGTGGTGAATGAGCTCTGGGAGGGACCGCGAAATGTCCTGCTGGATCAAATTCACCGTGATCTGCACAGGGCAAAACCGTGGTATGAGCCGGCGGAGTTTGTCCACAACCTCCTTGCCGGAGCGGACACTGCGCTTGTGACGGATCTGGCTGCGGAGGTTGAGAAAATTGCCACCCTTCCCAGCCTTACGGAAGAGAACCCTGCGATGCGTACGGCCTGCAGGGAGTGGGATAACCTTTGCCATCGCCTGTTTCATGCGTATCAGGACCTGGCGCTTGCGGAAGTGAATCAGGTTGAGTTTTGA